The window ATACCATCTCGTTTTACATCTGATGCTTTTAAAGATGTTGCGGCTCCAGTAAATAATTTTTTATTAATGTCCTGATAACCGGTAGAAACAATATTAACTTCTTTTAAGTCATTAGCATCTTCATCTAAAGAAACATCAATAGAAGTTCTTCCGTTTACTGCAATTTCAAACGTTTTATACCCAACAGATGCAAATGATAATGTTGCACCTTCTTTAACAACGATCGTAAATTCACCCTGCCCGTTTGTTGATACGGCGTTTGATGCTCCTTTTTCGCGAACGCTAACACCTGGCATTGTAGATCCGTCTTTCTTATCCTTAACACGACCTTTTACAATAATGTCTTTCCGTGTTCCGGTTTTAGCTGGTTCCTTAACTTTCAAAATTACTTGATTTCCAACGATACGGTAACCAATGTTTTTTTGTTTTAATTGATCTAATGATTCGGTAATAGTGGTTAATATTGCCGGTACATCTATAATCATTGTTTTGTTAATTTCAGCTGCATCATAAACGAAACTTACTTTATAAGCTTGTTCAATCTTTTTTAAATAGCTGTCTAATCTTTCGGGTTTAGCATTGGCTTGCTGTGTATCAGCTTTAGCCAAAACTCCCCAAAAGATTGCGCACAGAATTAATGCCATTCGGCTCAAACTCATTCCCGCATTTCTTTTGTAGAAATTTCTCTCCATAGTTTAGTTGTTGTTTGTTTGATTTATTGATTAGTTATTGTGGTACTTTAAGTGTGATATTCTCTTTAGATTTTTTAATATTTAACCCATATGTTTCTTTTAAAACTTCCAACACTTCATCAAGACTGTTTTGCTTAAAAGTTGCATTGAATTTTTTTACAAGTGGCTGTTTCGTGTCTAAAATTATTTTAATCTGATAAAATTCACTAAGCCGGTTACAAACTTCTTCAAGTGGAGTATCAACAAAAGTTAGTTCCGCTAAATGTTGTGCATTTGGGTTGTGAGATAATTTAGTTGTGAATTCTTTTTTAACAATATCATATGATAGTGCTTGCCCAGAGGTAAGGATTGCAGATGCACCATTTAAATATGGCGAGAATAAAACTCTTCCGGTTTTAACATCTAGATTAATGCGATCTTCCTTGTAATCAAGATTAAATGAAGTACCTAAAACAATAATATTAGATTCCCCCATTTGAATGCTAAATGGATGTTTTGGATTTCTTGTAATTTTAAAAAACGCTTTTCCCTTATCTAGATATACTTCGCGAGCAGTTTTTTCGAAGTTTTTTGGATACTTCAAAATTGTATTGCCTTCCAAAAACACTTTAGATCCATCAACAAGTATTATCGAATCTTTTTGGTTAGCTAACGTTTCTTTTGTTAGAAATGAATTTGCATTTTGATGATTAAAAATAATAAAGCCTATACCTGCAATTATAACTATTGCTGCAGCAGCCGCTAGCCACTTAAAATTAATTAAAGAATGATGCGTGAGTTGTTGTAGAGCAGGTTTAAATTTGAATTCAGAATCATTTACAGATAAATCTAATCTTGCAGCTTTAGAAGATAAATTCCATATCCGTTCCACTTCCTTAAAATAGGATTCATTTTGCGGGGACTTAGCACATAAAGCGTTTACTTTGGAACGAGCAATATCGTCCAGTGGATTATTTAAATACCGGACAATTAAGTCTAAGTATTTAGGTTCGTTAAGCATTAGTTTGTTTAGTTTGTAAAGTGAAGACAATCAACTTTACAAAAACCCCTATAGATTTTACAAAAAAATGTAAATATTTTCTAAAACAAGTATATTACACTGAGGTTCTAGGGGAGATCTAGCATAAAAACAGGTTCATTAGCATTAAATAACTTTTCCCACGTTTATTCAAGGCTTCATCGGCAAGAAACCTTGCACGTAATGTTTTTAAAGCTGTTCCAATATGATTTTCTACAGTCTTTTCTGATAAATTTAATCGGAAAGCTATTTCTTTATATTTCAAATTTTCAAATCGACTTAATTTAAAAACCTTCTTACATTGATTTGGAAGCTTTTCAATCTCAAACCTAAGCAGAACAATCATTTCATGCTCTTCATCCAACTCCATTAAATATTCTTCGGTAAGTTCAGACGCAAGTTTTAAATGATGCTGTTCTATATTTTTTTGGCGATTAAGGTAATTTATAGAAGCGTTTATGACCGATCGGTACAAATAAGATTTAAGTGAGACAACATTATTCAGACCTTCAGGATTTTCCCAAATTTTAAGAAACACATCCTGAACATTTTCTTCGGCAACATGAATATCCTTAACGTATTTATCGCTAGTTAAAAGCAATTTTTGATAGTATGATTTATAAAACGCCGTGAAAGTTGCGGTATTACCCTTCTTAATTAGGGCAATCAAATCCTTTCCGGTCTCTATATCTTCAACGTTCATTAATAACCCTGATCAACTTATAATAAATCAATATTACAAATTAATGAGCAATAAAGCCAAAATCCAGAATGCTTTTAAAAAAAACTATTTCTTCAATTTAATAGTTGTAATAGGGCGAAATCATTAAATAAACAACTACTCCGGTAACTGCAACATATAGCCAAAGCGGGAAAGTAATTCTGGCAATTTTTTTATGTTTATCAAATCGCTCTGCTAATGCCCTTACATAAGTAACCAACACTAAGGGAATAATGGCTATAGATAATAGGATGTGTGTTAGTAAAATAAAAAAATACACATATTTAATAGTTCCATCACCTCCAAATTTTGTCGATGGTGTGGTCATGTGATAAGCGATATACATTACTAAAAACAATAACGAACAAGCAATCGCCGATTTCATCAGGTTTTGGTGAAGTTGGATTTTACCATTCTTGATTGCCCAAACAGCAATGACTAATAAAATGGCAGTAAGTCCGTTTATTGCAGCATAAATAGGTGGCAAAAATGGTAGGGGCTTAACGTCAAACCCTAAATCTTTTAATTTTACTACAAATAAAAGTGCTACAGCAACCGGAATAAGTATGGATAACACAATGATCCACTTATTATATTTTTTTTCTATTGAGGTGTTCATATTCTTACCCTAAAACAGCTATCTTATATTTCAATTTTATTCAACCTTCAACTACTACCTGCCATCTTTAATATTTCTTAAATCTTCTGCCACTAAAACCTTAATTTCATCATCTAATTTGGCCAGCGCATCAGGATTGGTTGCTTCATAATAACCTCTTATTCTGTGTTGATTATCTAATAATAGAATTTGATTGCTAAAAATGAATTTTGAATTATCTGTTTCTCCATTATGAATCACATCGAGTAATAAACCTTTTCTGATCAATGGATAAATTGTACTTGTATCACCAGCTAAAACATCCCATTTACCAGCTTCGGCATTTAAAGACTTAGCATAAGCTTTTAGGGTATTAATATTTTCAGCCGGATCAACTGAAATACTTACGAAGCGTAATAACTTATTTTTATGATAATATTCTTCAAGCTGTTTTAAATTTTTGCCTGCTTCTTTCGTAGCATTCGCAGTATAAAATAAATTTAAAACGGTTATTTTATCTTGTAGAGATTTCCAACTAACAGTATCTGTATTCTGGTTAGTTAATTTGAAATCAGGAACCTGATGATAAATAGTATCTGGAATTTTTTTCCCCTTAACAGAATGAAAAGTTTTTGCTACAACCTTTTCTCCAAATATCGGAAGGCTCTTATACCTATTTTTAGCGAAGTGTGGTAATAAGTAAAAAAACAAAAATCCCGGTATAGCCAATATGCTTACCAGGATCAATGCCTTTTTTATAGATTTTTGTTTCATTAATGATTAATCATATTCATGTTTAAATGATTGCCCTCAATCAGCATTAAAACAATAAAGTAAATAATGAAAATAAATGAAACCGTTAAAGCCAATTGTAAACCAAGTTTTTCAAACCTTAAGTGCATAAAATAAGCTACGATATAAAACGCCTTTAATAACGTTAAAACAATATAAACGTAATTACCAACCTGCTGCGTCATGTGTCCATTTGGAATTGCCCAAAGTGCAATGATAAATTCGATAACAGTGATTAGCAATAAAATCCCGAAAACTTTCCAAATTTTACCTTTAGATAAACCGGTATGTTCTTCGTGCTCGTGTCCTTCAGTTGTATGTGTGTGTTCTGACATAATAATATTTTATAAAACGATGAATTAAACCAAATAGAAGAATGTAAATACGAACACCCAAACTAAATCTACAAAGTGCCAGTATAAACCAACCTTTTCTACCATTAAATAATGACCTTTTCTTTCAAAAGTTCCATTGATCGTCATTACCAAGATAATAATATTAATCAATACTCCAGTAAATACGTGGAAACCATGGAAACCAGTAATGGTAAAAAACAAGTTAGCGAATTGCTGTGCAGCTACCAAAGAAACCGGTCCGTTAAAGAATTGTTTTAATTCTTCAGGCGAAGGAATTTCTCCCCAACCAAAGCCCTCATGAAATAAGTGAGCCCATTCTATTGCCTGACAACCCAAAAACATGAAACCTCCAATAATGGTTGCAATCATCCATCCGATTACTTCTTTTTTAGAACGTCTATGTCCGGCCTCAACAGCTAAAACCATTGTTACTGAACTCATGATTAGGATAAATGTCATGATACCCACAAAAACTAATGGTGCGCCATGTTCTACCACTCCAGGTACTGATTGAAAAACTTTATCTGGTGCTGGCCAAGTCAATTTAGAAAAACGCTGAGCGCCATAATAAATCAAAAGAGACGAAAAGGTAAAAGCATCTGATAAGAGGAAAAACCACATCATGATTTTGCCATATTCTACCGACCACGGAGAACGACCACCACTCCATGGTCCGGTTTTAACTTGATCTAATTGTGATACTGAATTCATTTGGAAATAGTATA is drawn from Pedobacter mucosus and contains these coding sequences:
- a CDS encoding SCO family protein; this encodes MKQKSIKKALILVSILAIPGFLFFYLLPHFAKNRYKSLPIFGEKVVAKTFHSVKGKKIPDTIYHQVPDFKLTNQNTDTVSWKSLQDKITVLNLFYTANATKEAGKNLKQLEEYYHKNKLLRFVSISVDPAENINTLKAYAKSLNAEAGKWDVLAGDTSTIYPLIRKGLLLDVIHNGETDNSKFIFSNQILLLDNQHRIRGYYEATNPDALAKLDDEIKVLVAEDLRNIKDGR
- a CDS encoding RNA polymerase sigma-70 factor; protein product: MNVEDIETGKDLIALIKKGNTATFTAFYKSYYQKLLLTSDKYVKDIHVAEENVQDVFLKIWENPEGLNNVVSLKSYLYRSVINASINYLNRQKNIEQHHLKLASELTEEYLMELDEEHEMIVLLRFEIEKLPNQCKKVFKLSRFENLKYKEIAFRLNLSEKTVENHIGTALKTLRARFLADEALNKRGKSYLMLMNLFLC
- a CDS encoding DUF420 domain-containing protein, coding for MNTSIEKKYNKWIIVLSILIPVAVALLFVVKLKDLGFDVKPLPFLPPIYAAINGLTAILLVIAVWAIKNGKIQLHQNLMKSAIACSLLFLVMYIAYHMTTPSTKFGGDGTIKYVYFFILLTHILLSIAIIPLVLVTYVRALAERFDKHKKIARITFPLWLYVAVTGVVVYLMISPYYNY
- a CDS encoding cytochrome c oxidase subunit 3, whose amino-acid sequence is MNSVSQLDQVKTGPWSGGRSPWSVEYGKIMMWFFLLSDAFTFSSLLIYYGAQRFSKLTWPAPDKVFQSVPGVVEHGAPLVFVGIMTFILIMSSVTMVLAVEAGHRRSKKEVIGWMIATIIGGFMFLGCQAIEWAHLFHEGFGWGEIPSPEELKQFFNGPVSLVAAQQFANLFFTITGFHGFHVFTGVLINIIILVMTINGTFERKGHYLMVEKVGLYWHFVDLVWVFVFTFFYLV
- a CDS encoding cytochrome C oxidase subunit IV family protein, with protein sequence MSEHTHTTEGHEHEEHTGLSKGKIWKVFGILLLITVIEFIIALWAIPNGHMTQQVGNYVYIVLTLLKAFYIVAYFMHLRFEKLGLQLALTVSFIFIIYFIVLMLIEGNHLNMNMINH
- a CDS encoding FecR family protein, whose translation is MLNEPKYLDLIVRYLNNPLDDIARSKVNALCAKSPQNESYFKEVERIWNLSSKAARLDLSVNDSEFKFKPALQQLTHHSLINFKWLAAAAAIVIIAGIGFIIFNHQNANSFLTKETLANQKDSIILVDGSKVFLEGNTILKYPKNFEKTAREVYLDKGKAFFKITRNPKHPFSIQMGESNIIVLGTSFNLDYKEDRINLDVKTGRVLFSPYLNGASAILTSGQALSYDIVKKEFTTKLSHNPNAQHLAELTFVDTPLEEVCNRLSEFYQIKIILDTKQPLVKKFNATFKQNSLDEVLEVLKETYGLNIKKSKENITLKVPQ